GGTGGACAAGCTGATCACAATGCCGTCGGTTTCTTCAACAGGATCAACCGTTTCGTGACTCTTTAGTCGGTATCGCGTAATTGCTAACATTGAAGATACGGTCGGGCGGGCCAAAGTAACGTTGTATGGGGATGGGGAATGAGGCGACTTTGCCCAGTCGCACGACAGACGGCGGCTCGCGATGACGCCGGTCGTTCAACCGGCAAGCGGCCGTCGGCCGCAATCGACAGCACTGTGAGCGCCTGACGATGGAACGCAGACTGTCTGCCATTCTGGCTGCTGATGTTGTCGGCTACAGCCGCCTGATGAGCCGCGACGAGGCTGGTACGCTGGTCTCTGTTCAGGCCCAGCTCAACAACGTCGTTCTGCCGCAAATCGAGCGACACCAGGGCCGCCTGATCAACATCATGGGCGACGGCATCCTCGCGCACTTCCCCGACGCGGTCAGTGCGGCGGAGTGCGGTGTGACCATCCAACGGGCGATCCAGGAACGCAATCTGAATACCAGCCCGCTCAATCCCATCGTGTTTCGCATGGGCATCAATCTGGGCGACATCATCGTGTCGGCGGAAGGTGTTCATGGCCACCATATCAACATCGCGACACGGCTGGAGCAGGAAGCCAAACCCGGCGCGATCAACATCTCCCAGGCTGTCTTTGACGCGATAAAGGACAAGATCGAATTCCAGATCCGGGAAGTCGGCGAGCGCAGTGTCAAGAACATCGACGTGCCGCTCATGATTTATGAGATCGATACCGGCGGTGTCGACGAAATGTCCAAGTTGGCTCAGAAGATCTACGACGAAGAGGCAGCCAGCGACGGCACTCCGGCGCAGGCTGCCGAGCACCAGCGTCCCAAGGTGATCGTCTTGCCGTTCACCAATCAAACGGGTGACCAAACCCAAGTCTATCTGTGCGACGGCATCACCGAGGAAGTGACGTCGGAGTTGTCGCGCTTCTGGTCGTTCGACGTGTTGGCCGCTAACTCGGCCTCGCTTTACAAGGAATCGTCGCCGCGGCCCGACTACTTGCTGCGCGAATTCGGCACCCAGTACGTTGTTGCCGGCAGCGTCCGCAAACAGCCCAGCCACCTGCGCATCAACGCCCAGCTGATTGATGCGCGCACCGGCACGAACCTGTGGGTCGATCGGTTCGATTGCGACGTTGAGGATCCGTTTGCCGCGCAAGACAAGCTAGTGAAGCAGGTGGTCGCCCAGTTGGGCTTGCGGCTCGACACCGCCGAACGCGAGCTGCTGGCCAAGGAGCGCAAGCCCGGCCCGACCTTGAATGCCTATGAAGCGTATCTGAAGGGCGTGCAGTCGTTCACGTTCGAAACGCAAGAGGGCATCGAGGAGAGCCTGAGTTGGTTCAAGCGCGCCACCGAACTTGATCCCA
This region of Pseudomonadota bacterium genomic DNA includes:
- a CDS encoding adenylate/guanylate cyclase domain-containing protein; its protein translation is MERRLSAILAADVVGYSRLMSRDEAGTLVSVQAQLNNVVLPQIERHQGRLINIMGDGILAHFPDAVSAAECGVTIQRAIQERNLNTSPLNPIVFRMGINLGDIIVSAEGVHGHHINIATRLEQEAKPGAINISQAVFDAIKDKIEFQIREVGERSVKNIDVPLMIYEIDTGGVDEMSKLAQKIYDEEAASDGTPAQAAEHQRPKVIVLPFTNQTGDQTQVYLCDGITEEVTSELSRFWSFDVLAANSASLYKESSPRPDYLLREFGTQYVVAGSVRKQPSHLRINAQLIDARTGTNLWVDRFDCDVEDPFAAQDKLVKQVVAQLGLRLDTAERELLAKERKPGPTLNAYEAYLKGVQSFTFETQEGIEESLSWFKRATELDPNFARAWGYLAYTEVRAVLCGWRDIGAFVDAEANARRAVDLAPNDYQVHWDLAFVHLNRGEFERAHSEYERACQLNRNDPDLLCEMAEMKIYFGLAEDAIGLITNAMELNPYFPDWYRWNLGWAYFCAKRYEEALLEYGRMFKPPNDLHLTVAAALAHSGRVAEAEATVNLFNSAHERPYTIEDARRRVRFRNERDEDHYLKGLRLAGLRDEPAILLMEAGKAS